The following are from one region of the Spodoptera frugiperda isolate SF20-4 chromosome 20, AGI-APGP_CSIRO_Sfru_2.0, whole genome shotgun sequence genome:
- the LOC118280877 gene encoding uncharacterized protein LOC118280877 has protein sequence METLKEDRLTAETSRVGVRPPPFWPDDPEMWFAQMECQFALANVTVDLTKYYQVVSALEHRYATEVKDIITNPPAVNKYDKLKSELIKRLSASRERKVKQLLMHEELGDRKPSQFLRHLRHLAGPSVPEDFLRTLWSNRLPTNLQAVVASQPDLPLDKLADLADTVNEIAPAGPMQVASIAQSGTATLIKEMAGQIAELTRQI, from the exons ATGGAAACGCTCAAAGAAGATCGTTTAACAGCTGAAACGTCGCGTGTAGGCGTCCGTCCGCCGCCATTTTGGCCTGACGACCCGGAAATGTGGTTCGCGCAAATGGAGTGTCAGTTCGCGTTGGCAAACGTGACAGTGGACCTCACCAAATACTACCAGGTCGTATCGGCGTTGGAACATCGCTACGCCACCGAGGTCAAGGATATAATTACGAACCCGCCTGCGGTAAACAAATACGACAAGCTAAAATCGGAACTTATTAAACGATTGTCAGCCTCGCGCGAGCGCAAGGTTAAACAATTATTGATGCACGAGGAACTGGGTGACCGTAAGCCATCACAATTCCTACGTCATTTACGGCACCTAGCCGGGCCGTCAGTGCCGGAAGACTTTCTGAGGACTCTGTGGTCGAACAGGTTACCAACTAACCTACAAGCTGTTGTAGCGTCGCAACCGGATTTACCGTTGGACAAATTGGCGGATTTAGCGGACACGGTGAACGAGATCGCGCCGGCAGGGCCCATGCAAGTAGCAAGCATAGCACAGTCAGGTACAGCTACCCTTATAAAAGAAATGGCAGGTCAGATAGCGGAATTAACCAGGCAA ATCTAA
- the LOC118261838 gene encoding vitamin K-dependent gamma-carboxylase: MKAKEKLSVLYQKMDDKFVQQFGFKIKEVTFDKVLDYMYAPKDSSSLAVTRILFGLAMLFDIPDERGGATMVKRWGDPNTCHFPLLPFVTSVGMPYMALVYATLWIGALCIMLGYRFRIAAPVFTACYWYLFLIEKSFWNNHSYLFGLVAMLLSCTEANCYWSLDTYLNPTTKKSTVPYWNYFLLKYQFFILYFMAGMKKGTAEWLTGYSVQNLSEHWVFDPFKYFLTVPQTDYLVVHWFVFMFDLTVAIWMMYSSTRHVAMVFCALFHLMNSRLFRIGMFPWVCLATMPLFYPFDWPKTLASYSNCIYRRAKQNICSKIKEFRKESNCECLTKDSMDQFNSDNKNMVIKEDDETVINKINGNGIEETSKVETKPDICKELAKIDDEDDIEKDKRKVVDKEETSSNEATTDNDLHKVNKRRKVTLYLIMTYVFIQAFLPYSHFITKGYNNWTNGLYGYSWDMMVHTWDVSTVIVKVVDNDSKEMMYIDPQMYTLNDRWSRHGDMVYQYARCLKNNLDKVRKVNWRHPSKVLSRNISIYVDIWCSMNGRFVQRMFDPKMDLLKTSWSPFCKVPYLMPLLDEAVHWRKDMDDIRNDVHSWSEHSDVVFFADFPGYDQEKYIPEELQNVTLTVLEGDVVFEPEVTNQRIGQSFKLTRGDSIKIIPGTFHKVLNIGEEPAFYMYTFFNNTQGDTKEMTTNVKLPIFKELYRRLYSMFVFADLVINNIFQLFKFPQCTS; the protein is encoded by the exons ATGAAAGCTAAAGAGAAACTATCAGTGCTATATCAGAAGATGGACGATAAGTTTGTCCAGCAGTTTGGGTTCAAAATAAAAGAGGTCACATTCGACAAGGTGCTAGACTATATGTATGCTCCCAAGGACTCTTCCAGTTTGGCTGTCACCAGGATTTTGTTTG GTCTAGCAATGCTATTCGACATCCCGGATGAGCGCGGCGGTGCCACGATGGTGAAGCGCTGGGGCGATCCCAACACCTGCCACTTTCCACTCCTGCCGTTTGTTACATCAGTCGGCATGCCTTACATGGCACTCGTTTATGCTACGCTGTGGATTG GAGCGCTCTGCATCATGCTAGGCTACAGGTTCCGTATAGCGGCGCCCGTGTTCACCGCGTGCTACTGGTACCTGTTCCTCATTGAGAAGAGCTTCTGGAACAACCACAGCTATCTGTTCGGGCTGGTCGCCATGCTGCTCAGCTGTACGGAAGCTAATTGCTATTG GTCCCTAGACACTTATCTAAACCCTACAACAAAAAAGTCAACAGTGCCATACTGGAACTATTTCCTACTGAAGTACCAGTTCTTCATCCTGTACTTCATGGCTGGCATGAAGAAGGGTACGGCGGAGTGGCTCACTGGTTACTCCGTGCAGAACCTCAGCGAGCATTGGGTGTTTGATCCTTTCAA ATACTTCCTGACAGTCCCTCAGACGGATTACCTGGTGGTGCACTGGTTTGTCTTCATGTTCGACCTGACGGTGGCCATCTGGATGATGTACTCCAGTACCAGACACGTGGCTATGGTCTTCTGTGCTCTGTTCCACCTGATGAATAGCAGGCTGTTCCGTATTG GTATGTTTCCATGGGTGTGTCTAGCAACGATGCCATTATTTTACCCATTCGACTGGCCCAAAACACTAGCATCGTATTCAAATTGTATCTACCGAAGGGCAAAGCAAAACATCTGCTCAAAAATTAAAGAGTTTCGGAAGGAATCAAATTGTGAATGTCTGACAAAAGATTCAATGGATCAGTTCAATTCTGATAACAAAAACATGGTGATCAAAGAAGATGATGaaacagttataaataaaattaatgggaATGGTATAGAAGAAACAAGTAAAGTTGAAACCAAACCTGATATTTGTAAGGAATTAGCTAAAATCGACGATGAAGATGATATTGAAAAAGACAAGAGAAAAGTTGTTGATAAAGAAGAAACATCATCAAATGAAGCAACTACAGACAATGATTTGCACAAAGTTAACAAAAGAAGGAAAGTAACACTGTATTTGATTATGACATACGTTTTCATTCAAGCCTTTCTACCTTATTCACACTTTATAACaaag GGCTACAACAACTGGACGAACGGTCTGTACGGCTACTCCTGGGACATGATGGTCCACACGTGGGATGTCAGCACAGTCATCGTCAAAGTTGTGGACAACGATAGCAAAGAAATGATGTACATCGACCCTCAAATGTACACGCTCAACGACAGATGGTCCAGACACGGAGACATGGTCTACCAATACGCGCGTTGTCTAAAGAATAATTTGGACAAAGTGAGGAAAGTAAATTGGCGTCATCCATCGAAGGTTTTGTCTAGAAACATTTCTATCTACGTTGATATCTGGTGTTCAATGAACGGCAGGTTTGTCCAAAGGATGTTTGATCCGAAGATGGATTTGTTGAAGACGTCATGGTCCCCATTTTGCAAGGTTCCGTACTTGATGCCTCTGTTAGATGAGGCGGTACATTGGAGGAAGGACATGGACGACATCAGGAACGATGTACATTCTTGGAGTGAGCACAGTGATGTCGTTTTCTTTGCTGATTTTCCAG gCTACGATCAAGAGAAGTACATTCCAGAAGAATTGCAAAACGTCACTCTAACTGTCCTAGAAGGTGACGTCGTCTTCGAGCCTGAAGTGACCAATCAGCGCATAGGACAGTCCTTCAAACTAACTAGAGGAGATAGCATCAAGATCATACCAGGAACATTCCACAAAGTCCTGAATATTGGAGAGGAACCTGCTTTTTACATGTATACCTTCTTCAACAACACACAAGGGGATACAAAAGAAATGACGACAAATGTGAAACTGCCCATTTTCAAAGAATTGTACCGTAGATTATATAGCATGTTCGTTTTTGCAGATTTAGTCATCaacaatatatttcaattgTTTAAATTTCCTCAATGCACTTCTTAA